TTTATGAGTGCTGGTAAGTGTTCTTCGATTTGGCAGTTTGGACAGTAAATAGCCGATTTGTGTTTGCGGGTGTTGTATTTGTGGCAGTTGGGGCAGTAGATGCCTTTTTTGAGTTGGGGGAAGGCTTCTGGAGTGAGGCGGTCGTAATGTTTATTGTAGGGGGTGCGATATTTATTAAGGGTTTTAAGGGTTTGAGTGTGGTTGGTTAGGGGGTGGGTGTAGGGCAGGGTTTGGATGAATTGGCGGATAGCGGTGCGGATGACGATGTCCATGTGGACGGGGTCGTGGAGGGTGTAGGTGAAGTCGTTGCCAGTGAAGACGATGACGGGTTTGATAGTGATGTTGGTGCTGATTTGGGCGGCGATTTGTTGGATTTTGCTGGTGCGGGTTTCCATGTCGTTGAAGATGTTACGGTATCTTTTGTTGTTGATGGTGACGGTGCGGTTTTGGTATACAAGGTGACCCGTGTAGTGTTTGGTGTCGATGAGGTACCAGAGGTTGTCGGAGAGGATGAGTTTATCGGCTTGGCCAGGGCCTTCGATGTTGAACCAGTAGTCTTCGAAGAGGACCCAGTTTTGGTGGGCGTAGGTTTGGAAGTAATTGGAAAAAAGTTCTTCGCCTTCGTGGCCTTTGGTCAGGTTGTTGAATTCGGTGTTGAGTTCTGGGGTGTTGAGCATGTCGCGGCGGTTGAGGGCTTCGAGGTAGAGGAGGTGTTCGTTTTTTTGCATATGGGTGGGGCTCCTTTCGGGGGGTGATTTGGGTTGATGGGTGGCGGTGAGACGGCTGGGTAGTAGGTAGAGGCGTACAGTCGTTGGGGGAATTTTGTGCTCCTACTATATATATACGTAAAAAATTGAGGATTCCACTTTTTTAGTTTGGATTTGGGGGATTTTTTTTGGAGGTGGCGGGAGCGGCGGGGAGCGCTCACATATTCGGACTGTTGTTGTGTGCGCGAACTGGGGCGCTCACATATTCGGGTGGTTGTTGTGTGCGTGAACTGGGGCGCTCACATATTCGAACGCTTGTTGTGTGCGCGAACCGGAGCGCTCACATATTCGGACTGTTATTGTGTGCGCGAACCGGAGCGCTCACATATTCGGGTGCTTGTTGTGTGTGCGAACGTAAGCGGGAAGTGAATGACCATCAAGTTGACAAGGCACCTTTTTTCTCCCATCCGCCTCTCAGACTTCTCTCTGGCGGTTGGGAGGGCCAATCCGCCTCTCAGACTTCTCTCTGGCGGTTGGGAGGGCCAATCCGCCTCTCAGACTTCTCTCTGGCGGTTGGGAGTAAGCGGGAAGTGAAGAACTGTCATTTCTCACTTATCGCGAGCTGGAGCGCTCACATATTCGGACGCTTGTTGTGCGCGCGACGATAGGCGCTCACATATTCGGGCGCTTGTTGTGTGCGCGACGATAGGCGCTCACATATTCGGACGCTTGTTGTGTGCGCGACGATAGGCGCTCACATATTCGGGCGCTTGTTGTGTGCGCGATAGGATTCTTTTGTTACTACTAAATAAAAAGACGCCTTCCGGCGTCTTTTTGGTGGAGATATTTAGTTTAATCGTTCGATAAGGAGGTTATCGAGGATGAGGTCTTTGTAGGATTTGAAATTGTAGTCGCGGTCGGTAGAAGCTTCGGCGGATGCGACTTTTTTGTCAGTGGATAGGATGCCTATCCAGCTGGTGCCATCGGGGGCGGCAGTGAACTCGTAGGTAGCGTGGCCGAAGCTGGCGCTAGTTTGCCAAGTGTTTTTTAGTCGTTCAATTTGCCAAGCGGTCGAACTGGCGTCACCGATGACGAAGGCGTAGTGGTCGTCGAGGCCGGCTTCGTAGTCGAAGCTGACGCGGTAGCGGGCACCGGGTTTAAAGGCGATATTTTGTGGGATGGTGCGGTAGAGTAATTTATTTAGACCGACCAAGCCGTTGGTTTTGAGTGACCAGTCGCCTGCAATGACGTCGCTGATTTTTTTGTCATGCCAACCGCGTTGGGTGTAAGGGGCATTTTTTTGTGCCAAGTGGATGCGGTTGTCTTCGACGCCCTCGCCTTCTGCGATGACGAATGGGAAGATGCCTTGGGGCACGGATTCGAAATCTTGGTAGAAGGTGCAGGGATATTTATTAGAGGGGTGTTGATTGTCGAAGTGTTTTGAATGGTTTTCGACAATGCGCACGTTGTCCCAATAGGTGGCGCCGGTGCCTGGGTCGCGGGTCAGGGTGAGCTGAGTGGCGGTCGGGTCGGCGGCGGTGGTGAAAAAGACGAACAGGTTTTGGAAATAGGAGCAGTCGTCCACGGTTGCGTTGAGGCGCAGGGTGTTGTGGGGATCTGCTTTGACGTAATTTTGCGCGAGCGAGCGGGTCAGGCTATTGGTGGTAGCGTTGATGGTCAGGCTGGCTTGGGCATCGGAACGGTTGTCGACAGCGATATAGGCAACGTAGTCGGTGTTGGGCGCTAGGCCGGTCACGGTTTGGGTCAGCGTGGTCGTGGTTGCCGGCGCGTCGATGCGCAGAACCGGATTAGCGCCTTGGGTTTGCGCGATACTAACGGCATCGCGGTCGCCAGTGATGGTCCAATGGTCTAGGGTGCCGCTGTTGAAGCCGGTGTCGATCAGGTGGGCCTTGCTGCTCCACTCAAGGTCGGGGTCGGCTTGGGTTTGCGGTTGGGTATAAATGACGTATGGGGTGTTGCGGGCAAGGTCGGCGTTGAGCGTTGTTGCGGTCGCGGCTTCGTCTGCCGGCACGACGATTTGCTCGTTGGCTTTACCTTGCGGGGTCAACTCGTAAATGTACAGGGTTTGGCCGATTAGGGCTTTGGGTAGTGGCCAGGGGGTTGGAGCCTCCGTTGGGTTAGCGGTGTTGCCAGTACTTGACGAAGTTGGCGTCGCCGCATCGTCAGCAACTGGATCTTCCTTGATTCCGTTGCCTGCTAGGCGCTCGTCAGCTTCGACGGGGCGTGCTATTCCTGAATAGTAGTAATATTTATTTGTCACGCGTTCAGTCGCGCCACCTTCACCGCCACCTTCACCTTCACCTTCACCCCACCCCCAAGGTATCAAATACGTATCTCCCAACAAAACCAACTCCCCATTCAACCGAATCTCACGCTGACTATAACCCGGATCAGCAGGATCACCAGACAGGCGGCGAATTTCCAAGTGGTCGCCGGCATCATTGGTCAGTACCATCCGCATCTCCGGCGTCCACGCATAGCGCTCACCATTGTCACTCATCTCGACCGACTCCCCCATCAGAACTTCCACCACCACGTAGTGTTGGAGATATTTAGTTGGGAGGTTGACGGCGAACAGGGTGTCCAAGTAGGACTGGTAATTGCTGCGGCCCTGCCAGCCCTCAAAGTCGTTCAAGACATAGCCGCCCAGCAATGGTGCAACCGCCGCCCCGCCGTATTGCGGATAGTCGGCGACCCAAGCGTCTTTCTGGTGGTTGCGGATAAAACGGGCGATGGTCGAGTTGATGCCCTTGAAGGCGTAACCGCCGTAAGGCTGGTCGACCGCCCAATGATGAAAGGTCGCATCATACTCGCCGGTGTGCCCCCACTCGAACGCCACGCGCCAACCCAGGCCGTTGATTTCCTTGGCCAGCTGGTGGGTCGCCCACGCACGCTCGTCGCCAGACTGGTGGTTGCCCCACACATCGACGTAGAGGTAATTGAGGTCGTCCCCCGCCACCGCCTTGAGATCCTCGAAACGCGTCAAACGGCCGTGGGCCAAATCGTAGGCCGAAACAATGTTGATTGCCTGATCCAACCAATTCCAACCGTAATGATACTGCCCCTGCGAATCCTTGCGCAAGCGGTTCGGCTCAAAGTACGGCGACTCCGGATACGTTTCTGATGCGTTCACATGGAGTCCGATGTGCGCCCCCAGTTTTTTTCCTTCTTTTAATAAATATCTGAAATCCTCTTGGCCACCCATGCGTTGGCCGATATCTTTGTAGTTGAGGTGCCCCGAATCGTGGCCTTCATTGCCATAACCTTTCAACATCACCGCTTGCTGCAAGCCATCTGTGTTGAGGTAAACTTTTTTGATTTCGTCCAGGGTCATCAGGAAAGGATTTTGTGCTTGTGAACCAAAGTTCATCGCAATCCGGTAACCTACCAGGTCCGGCGTTTGTCCAGCCCCATAAGGGGTGTGCATAATCTCACGATAAGCAATCGCCGCATCCTGCCAGTCAGTTTTCCCATCTTGGTTGCGGTCGGTGGTAATTACCACTTTGGCTTGTGGCAGTTCCAGCGTGTGGGCTGGGTTGACCTTGTAAGTCCCGTCAGCCGTTTGATAAGCCGTTTGGTAAATCCAAGGCGAACTTTGAATCCCAATATAGTTGGTGGACGCGATGGTTTGCTTTTTCGCCGTCAACCGTGTGTAGTCCTCGGTTTTCCCCCCATGACTATACTGCGAATTCGACCAAACCCCGGCCGCCAATTGTTCATACGAGACAAAAGCGTACATAAAGCCTTCATTCAGCGCTGGCATCGGGTTCGCCACCCTGATAAATTGATCCCCACTGTGGTGGGTATCATTCGACATCGTCGCCCCCGCAAATTGCGCCTGCGCTTGGTCACTCGCCACCGAAACCAAGAAATTATCCGGAAAATGAATCTGCTGAATTAATAGCGATGGGTCGTCTATGCGTTGACCGGGTTGGATTTGATGCTTATTTTCAATACGTGTAACCGTAAATTGCAACCCGCTATTGACCAACGCCAGCTCCACCGTCAACTCAGCATCAATCTGATGTGCCCCGTCTTGCGCACGCAGGGTGTATTCCGCCGTTGCTGCGTTCAGTTTTTTATAAGTCACCTGCGGCGTGACAGGAATCTGATTAATTTCCAAGCTCGTCAATGGCTTAACCTGCCCAAAAATCACTTCCCCCTTGTACTGATAAGCCTTCACTCGCGGAAACTGCGTATCAATCGTCGCCGACAATTGCCCATTCGAAAGCTGGTCATAAATAGTAGCCGCGTCATCGATAGCCGGCCCCGTTTGCAATGGCTCCTTCGACCAATCAATCGCCTCGGCCTTTTCAAAAACCCCCATCGTCGTCCGGTCCAAGCC
This window of the Fundicoccus culcitae genome carries:
- a CDS encoding nuclease-related domain-containing protein translates to MQKNEHLLYLEALNRRDMLNTPELNTEFNNLTKGHEGEELFSNYFQTYAHQNWVLFEDYWFNIEGPGQADKLILSDNLWYLIDTKHYTGHLVYQNRTVTINNKRYRNIFNDMETRTSKIQQIAAQISTNITIKPVIVFTGNDFTYTLHDPVHMDIVIRTAIRQFIQTLPYTHPLTNHTQTLKTLNKYRTPYNKHYDRLTPEAFPQLKKGIYCPNCHKYNTRKHKSAIYCPNCQIEEHLPALINRHATELLYLFPNHPQILTATNLYELMGKQFSRNTILNHLKNNFESIKKSQYTYYQPTPK
- a CDS encoding endo-alpha-N-acetylgalactosaminidase family protein encodes the protein MSKWKTLPNNAGNSSQKIISNKTYQVLGSTFSNNNRENAALFENADVKASTSGSTSLSFNLIDLSATTHRQFGVLLHYGGPQRYLFVGFNAEGWFWEIPNQTTPINTAAPRLNEAFKLSVNLKADGQLNVLVDEVSVLDNANIPTDVMQALQQSSAVYLTLGTTGLDRTTMGVFEKAEAIDWSKEPLQTGPAIDDAATIYDQLSNGQLSATIDTQFPRVKAYQYKGEVIFGQVKPLTSLEINQIPVTPQVTYKKLNAATAEYTLRAQDGAHQIDAELTVELALVNSGLQFTVTRIENKHQIQPGQRIDDPSLLIQQIHFPDNFLVSVASDQAQAQFAGATMSNDTHHSGDQFIRVANPMPALNEGFMYAFVSYEQLAAGVWSNSQYSHGGKTEDYTRLTAKKQTIASTNYIGIQSSPWIYQTAYQTADGTYKVNPAHTLELPQAKVVITTDRNQDGKTDWQDAAIAYREIMHTPYGAGQTPDLVGYRIAMNFGSQAQNPFLMTLDEIKKVYLNTDGLQQAVMLKGYGNEGHDSGHLNYKDIGQRMGGQEDFRYLLKEGKKLGAHIGLHVNASETYPESPYFEPNRLRKDSQGQYHYGWNWLDQAINIVSAYDLAHGRLTRFEDLKAVAGDDLNYLYVDVWGNHQSGDERAWATHQLAKEINGLGWRVAFEWGHTGEYDATFHHWAVDQPYGGYAFKGINSTIARFIRNHQKDAWVADYPQYGGAAVAPLLGGYVLNDFEGWQGRSNYQSYLDTLFAVNLPTKYLQHYVVVEVLMGESVEMSDNGERYAWTPEMRMVLTNDAGDHLEIRRLSGDPADPGYSQREIRLNGELVLLGDTYLIPWGWGEGEGEGGGEGGATERVTNKYYYYSGIARPVEADERLAGNGIKEDPVADDAATPTSSSTGNTANPTEAPTPWPLPKALIGQTLYIYELTPQGKANEQIVVPADEAATATTLNADLARNTPYVIYTQPQTQADPDLEWSSKAHLIDTGFNSGTLDHWTITGDRDAVSIAQTQGANPVLRIDAPATTTTLTQTVTGLAPNTDYVAYIAVDNRSDAQASLTINATTNSLTRSLAQNYVKADPHNTLRLNATVDDCSYFQNLFVFFTTAADPTATQLTLTRDPGTGATYWDNVRIVENHSKHFDNQHPSNKYPCTFYQDFESVPQGIFPFVIAEGEGVEDNRIHLAQKNAPYTQRGWHDKKISDVIAGDWSLKTNGLVGLNKLLYRTIPQNIAFKPGARYRVSFDYEAGLDDHYAFVIGDASSTAWQIERLKNTWQTSASFGHATYEFTAAPDGTSWIGILSTDKKVASAEASTDRDYNFKSYKDLILDNLLIERLN